In Sphingobium sp. Z007, one DNA window encodes the following:
- the greB gene encoding transcription elongation factor GreB — protein MTVPYPNYISPEGFARLRAEYDHLLGTERPRIVEVVSWAAGNGDRSENGDYLYGRKRMREIDFQLKRLSKKMKDAKVVDARQQPDKDRVYFGATVTIADEDDNHRILTIVGNDETDVDAGRIGWGSPIARALRGAAVGDLRRVVLPGGEKEYEVMAITYPV, from the coding sequence ATGACCGTCCCCTATCCCAACTATATCTCGCCGGAAGGCTTCGCCAGGCTGCGCGCCGAATATGACCATCTGCTGGGCACCGAGCGGCCGCGCATCGTCGAGGTGGTGAGTTGGGCCGCGGGCAATGGCGATCGCAGCGAGAATGGCGACTATCTCTATGGCCGCAAGCGGATGCGGGAGATCGATTTCCAGCTCAAGCGCCTGTCCAAGAAGATGAAGGACGCCAAGGTGGTCGATGCCCGGCAGCAGCCCGACAAGGACCGCGTCTATTTCGGTGCGACGGTGACCATCGCGGACGAGGATGACAATCACCGCATCCTCACCATCGTGGGCAATGACGAGACGGATGTGGATGCGGGCCGGATCGGCTGGGGATCGCCGATCGCGCGCGCGTTGCGCGGGGCGGCGGTGGGGGATCTGCGCCGGGTGGTACTGCCCGGCGGCGAGAAAGAATATGAAGTGATGGCGATCACTTACCCGGTGTGA
- a CDS encoding long-chain fatty acid--CoA ligase — translation MFFARAAEKGDAPFLWRKSGGAWHSQSWAEVAQQVASLAAALKAQGLKPGDPVMLVSENRPEFCIADLAIMAAGCITVPTYTTNTTRDHQHILTDSGARAVIVSTAKLAQALMPAVVRSQASFIIGMEPLRGAQGTCACHLWSDLIAAHPADVDVTAAAQSATRNDQACIIYTSGTGGAPRGVMQHHGAILANAEGAGAIVAEDFGWGEEIFLSFLPLSHAYEHSGGQFLPMLLGGQIYYAEGLEKLASNIEEARPTIMVVVPRLFEVLRTRIIKSIEKQGKFPTYLLGQALRIASREQGGKTSVLDLPMKLVLSRTLIPKIRARFGGRLKALVSGGAPLNPEVGLFFDAMGLTLLQGYGQTEAGPVVSCNRPRAGIAMDTVGPPLDGVEVRIAEDGEILVRGELVMHGYWRNPAETEKALQGGWLHTGDIGEFDAKGRIRITDRKKDLIVNDKGDNVSPQKVEGMLTLQSEIGQAMVHGDRRPYLVGLIVPDAEWTREWAAAQGVAVEGVETNPAYMAVLRAAVDRVNDDLSVLERVRRFILADEAFAIENEEMTPSMKIRRHVIRKRYADRLDALYKG, via the coding sequence ATGTTCTTCGCCCGCGCGGCGGAAAAGGGCGACGCGCCTTTCCTGTGGCGCAAGAGCGGCGGGGCATGGCACAGCCAGAGCTGGGCGGAGGTCGCGCAGCAGGTCGCGTCGCTTGCCGCCGCGCTCAAGGCGCAGGGATTGAAACCCGGCGACCCGGTGATGCTGGTCAGCGAAAACCGGCCCGAATTCTGCATCGCCGACCTCGCCATCATGGCGGCGGGCTGCATCACCGTGCCGACCTACACCACCAATACGACGCGCGATCACCAGCATATATTGACCGACAGTGGCGCGCGCGCGGTCATCGTCTCGACCGCGAAACTGGCGCAGGCGTTGATGCCCGCCGTGGTGCGCTCGCAGGCCAGCTTCATCATCGGCATGGAGCCGCTGCGTGGCGCACAGGGGACATGTGCCTGCCATCTGTGGAGCGACCTGATCGCGGCGCATCCGGCCGACGTGGACGTCACCGCCGCCGCCCAGAGCGCGACCCGCAACGACCAGGCCTGCATCATCTACACCAGCGGCACTGGCGGCGCCCCGCGCGGCGTGATGCAGCATCATGGCGCGATCCTTGCCAATGCGGAGGGCGCGGGCGCGATCGTGGCGGAGGATTTCGGCTGGGGCGAGGAGATATTCCTCTCCTTCCTGCCGCTGTCCCACGCCTATGAACATAGCGGCGGGCAATTCCTGCCGATGCTGCTGGGCGGGCAGATCTACTACGCCGAAGGGCTGGAGAAGCTCGCCTCCAATATCGAGGAAGCGCGCCCGACCATCATGGTCGTCGTCCCCCGGCTGTTCGAAGTGCTGCGCACCCGCATCATCAAGTCGATCGAGAAACAAGGCAAATTCCCGACCTATCTGTTGGGCCAGGCGTTGCGCATCGCGTCCAGGGAGCAGGGGGGCAAGACATCGGTGCTCGACCTGCCGATGAAGCTGGTGCTTTCGCGCACCCTCATCCCCAAGATTCGCGCCCGTTTTGGCGGTCGGCTCAAGGCGCTGGTGTCGGGCGGCGCGCCACTCAATCCTGAGGTCGGCCTGTTCTTCGATGCGATGGGCCTGACCCTGCTGCAGGGCTATGGCCAGACCGAAGCCGGCCCGGTCGTCAGTTGCAACCGCCCGCGCGCCGGCATCGCGATGGACACGGTCGGCCCGCCGCTCGACGGCGTGGAAGTGCGGATCGCCGAGGATGGCGAAATATTGGTGCGCGGCGAACTGGTCATGCACGGCTATTGGCGCAACCCGGCGGAAACCGAAAAGGCGCTCCAGGGCGGCTGGCTGCATACCGGCGACATTGGCGAGTTCGACGCCAAAGGCCGCATCCGCATCACCGACCGCAAAAAGGATTTGATCGTCAACGACAAGGGCGACAACGTCTCGCCGCAGAAGGTCGAAGGGATGCTGACGCTCCAGAGCGAGATCGGCCAGGCGATGGTCCATGGCGACCGGCGACCCTATCTGGTCGGCCTGATCGTGCCTGACGCCGAATGGACCCGCGAATGGGCGGCGGCGCAGGGCGTGGCGGTCGAAGGCGTGGAGACGAACCCTGCCTATATGGCGGTGCTGCGCGCGGCGGTGGACCGGGTGAATGACGATCTGTCGGTGCTGGAGCGCGTCCGTCGCTTCATCCTTGCCGACGAAGCCTTCGCCATCGAGAATGAGGAAATGACGCCGTCGATGAAGATCAGGCGCCATGTGATCCGCAAGCGTTATGCCGATCGGCTGGACGCGCTGTATAAGGGGTGA
- the ruvB gene encoding Holliday junction branch migration DNA helicase RuvB gives MTDDDRLLTPARRPEDVDAALRPKSLDEFIGQKAARENLRIFIQAAKSRGDALDHVLFFGPPGLGKTTLAQIVAKEMGVGFRATSGPVIAKSGDLAALLTNLDEGDVLFVDEIHRLSPAVEEVLYPAMEDRALDLMIGEGPSARSVRIDLPRFTLVGATTRQGLLTTPLRDRFGIPVRLQFYTVDELELVVRRAARLLDLAITPDGAVEIARRSRGTPRIAGRLLRRVRDFANVAGVAAVDAKIADASLMRLEVDHLGLDLMDRRYLMMIADIYRGGPVGVETLAAGLSEARDTIEEVVEPYLIQLGLIARTARGRCLNGPGWKHLGLNPPQDVQNGLFD, from the coding sequence TTGACCGACGACGATCGCCTCCTCACCCCCGCGCGGCGTCCCGAAGATGTCGATGCTGCGTTGCGTCCGAAATCGCTCGACGAATTTATCGGCCAGAAAGCCGCGCGCGAAAATCTGCGCATCTTCATCCAGGCGGCGAAATCGCGCGGCGATGCCCTCGACCATGTGCTCTTCTTCGGCCCACCGGGCCTGGGCAAGACCACGCTGGCGCAGATCGTCGCCAAGGAAATGGGCGTGGGTTTCCGCGCCACGTCCGGGCCGGTCATCGCCAAGTCGGGCGACCTGGCCGCCTTGCTCACCAATCTGGACGAGGGCGACGTCCTGTTCGTGGACGAAATCCACAGGCTTAGTCCGGCGGTCGAGGAAGTTCTCTATCCCGCGATGGAGGACCGCGCGCTCGACCTGATGATCGGGGAGGGGCCGTCGGCCCGCTCCGTGCGCATCGACCTGCCGCGCTTCACCCTGGTCGGCGCGACCACGCGGCAGGGGCTGCTCACCACGCCGCTGCGCGACCGCTTCGGCATTCCGGTGCGGCTGCAATTCTACACGGTGGACGAACTGGAACTGGTCGTACGCCGCGCCGCGCGGCTGCTGGACCTCGCCATCACCCCCGATGGCGCGGTCGAGATCGCCCGCCGATCGCGCGGCACGCCGCGCATCGCCGGGCGGTTGCTGCGCCGGGTCCGCGATTTCGCCAATGTCGCGGGCGTGGCTGCCGTCGACGCGAAGATCGCCGACGCCTCGCTCATGCGGCTGGAGGTCGATCATCTCGGCCTCGACCTGATGGACCGGCGTTACCTCATGATGATCGCCGACATTTATCGCGGCGGGCCGGTGGGCGTCGAAACGCTGGCCGCCGGCCTTTCCGAGGCGCGCGACACGATCGAGGAAGTGGTCGAACCCTATCTGATCCAGTTGGGCCTTATCGCCCGCACCGCGCGCGGCCGCTGCCTCAACGGGCCGGGCTGGAAGCATCTCGGCCTCAATCCGCCGCAGGATGTGCAGAACGGGCTTTTCGACTGA
- a CDS encoding type II toxin-antitoxin system RelE/ParE family toxin has product MPKIRLTVAAQQDLIAIQDRGLDIFGLDAVRLHMQGFEHIFTLLRAHPAAGEARPDYGDGIRVFSHRPHRVLYHVGETEILIVRVIHSAMDAIAALGHTN; this is encoded by the coding sequence ATGCCTAAGATCAGGCTGACGGTCGCCGCGCAACAGGATCTCATCGCCATTCAGGATCGGGGACTTGATATATTCGGCCTGGATGCGGTTCGGTTACATATGCAAGGCTTTGAACATATTTTCACGCTCCTTCGCGCTCATCCGGCAGCAGGTGAAGCCAGACCCGATTATGGGGACGGCATCCGCGTGTTTTCGCATCGGCCACATCGCGTGCTGTATCATGTTGGCGAAACTGAAATCTTGATCGTGCGCGTCATTCATTCCGCGATGGATGCTATAGCCGCCTTGGGACATACGAATTGA
- a CDS encoding type II toxin-antitoxin system ParD family antitoxin: MANLNISMPPALAQWVDTRLAQGRYADAADYVRDLIRRDQEAADDDTHWVRGKILEGFASGVIDAEPEDVLREIMARLPDA; the protein is encoded by the coding sequence ATGGCCAATCTGAACATTTCCATGCCGCCGGCGCTTGCACAATGGGTCGATACCCGGCTCGCTCAAGGTCGATATGCGGATGCAGCGGACTATGTTCGCGACTTAATCCGGCGCGATCAAGAAGCGGCGGATGATGACACGCATTGGGTGCGCGGGAAGATTCTGGAAGGGTTTGCCTCCGGCGTGATCGATGCAGAACCCGAAGATGTCTTGAGAGAGATCATGGCGCGACTGCCGGATGCCTAA
- the ruvA gene encoding Holliday junction branch migration protein RuvA, translating to MIAKLKGLLDSTGIDHAIIDVGGVGYLVGASSRTLAALGSVGEAVTIHTEMLVAADSIRLVGFARAEERDWYRLLTHVQGVGSRVALAILSALEPLELHRAVAMGDKAMIARANGVGPKLAQRIVNELKDKIGTAPAGGPIGVGGVVALPTGSFAADALSALQNLGFKPHEASVAVAAAEEELGDNASLDALVRLALRKAAK from the coding sequence ATGATCGCGAAACTCAAGGGCTTGCTGGACAGTACCGGCATCGATCACGCCATCATCGACGTGGGCGGGGTCGGCTATCTGGTCGGCGCTTCGTCGCGCACGCTCGCGGCGTTGGGGTCGGTCGGCGAAGCGGTGACGATCCACACCGAAATGCTGGTCGCGGCGGATTCGATCCGCCTGGTCGGCTTCGCCCGTGCCGAGGAACGCGACTGGTATCGGCTGCTCACCCATGTCCAGGGCGTGGGTTCGCGCGTCGCGCTGGCGATCCTCTCCGCGCTGGAGCCGTTGGAACTGCACCGCGCCGTGGCGATGGGCGACAAGGCGATGATCGCGCGGGCCAACGGTGTCGGTCCGAAACTCGCCCAGCGCATCGTCAACGAATTGAAGGACAAGATCGGCACCGCCCCTGCCGGCGGCCCGATCGGCGTGGGCGGTGTGGTGGCGCTCCCGACCGGCAGCTTCGCCGCCGACGCCTTGTCCGCGCTCCAGAATCTGGGCTTCAAGCCGCATGAAGCCAGCGTCGCCGTCGCGGCCGCCGAAGAGGAACTGGGCGACAATGCCAGCCTCGACGCGCTGGTCAGGCTGGCGTTGCGGAAGGCGGCGAAGTGA
- a CDS encoding peptidase S14, with product MLMTAPILSPKDFEFPAIMLSGVVDHGMYLHFKNCLSTAPQQGLVVVEISTLGGDPEIARLMGEDIRFHSELYPDRRLVFMGRTAVYSAGATFMSFFAAENRYLTRGTRLMIHERIITKNIHLAGPLSTCIATLKATLNEIESSIAIQNEGFANLILGSQVTMEQLLERAPENWYLEANEAQALGLIAGVL from the coding sequence ATGCTGATGACCGCCCCGATACTTTCCCCCAAGGATTTCGAATTTCCAGCGATCATGCTGTCGGGCGTGGTCGACCATGGCATGTATCTGCATTTCAAAAACTGCCTGTCCACCGCGCCGCAGCAGGGACTGGTGGTGGTGGAAATCTCCACCTTGGGCGGCGACCCGGAGATCGCCCGGTTGATGGGCGAGGATATCCGGTTCCATTCCGAACTCTATCCCGACCGGCGGCTGGTGTTCATGGGCCGCACCGCGGTTTATTCGGCCGGTGCGACCTTCATGAGCTTCTTCGCGGCGGAGAATCGCTATCTGACGCGCGGCACGCGGCTGATGATCCACGAGCGGATCATCACCAAGAATATCCATCTCGCCGGGCCGCTTTCCACCTGCATCGCGACGCTGAAGGCGACGCTGAACGAGATCGAATCCTCGATCGCGATCCAGAATGAGGGCTTTGCGAACCTGATCCTGGGGTCGCAGGTGACCATGGAGCAGCTGTTGGAGCGAGCGCCGGAAAACTGGTATCTGGAGGCGAACGAGGCGCAGGCGCTGGGGCTGATCGCAGGCGTGTTATAA
- a CDS encoding DUF1345 domain-containing protein, translating to MRSAPVFPWRYGMFLALLALVAPLVLWMPWHQAVMAGFDIAAIAFMISVVPLIDADAASMRRKAAANDANRELMLLLTAIVSLVILVAVGVAISQHGGPHGAMIALLLATLLIAWLFSNLVYAMHYAHIFYLPDKSGKDRAGKDRGGLDFPDEDEPGYWDFLYFAFTLGMTFQTSDVSVTATAMRRTVLFQCLAAFLFNLGILAFTINVLGGG from the coding sequence ATGCGCTCCGCTCCCGTCTTCCCGTGGCGATACGGCATGTTTCTGGCGCTGCTGGCGTTGGTCGCACCGCTGGTGCTGTGGATGCCCTGGCATCAGGCGGTGATGGCGGGGTTCGATATCGCCGCCATCGCCTTCATGATCTCGGTCGTGCCGCTGATCGACGCCGATGCCGCATCGATGCGGCGCAAGGCGGCCGCCAACGACGCCAATCGCGAGTTGATGCTGCTGCTGACGGCGATCGTCAGTCTGGTGATCCTGGTCGCGGTGGGGGTGGCGATCAGCCAGCATGGCGGGCCGCACGGGGCGATGATTGCCCTGTTGCTGGCGACATTGCTGATCGCATGGCTGTTTTCCAACCTCGTCTATGCGATGCATTATGCCCATATCTTCTATCTGCCCGACAAGAGCGGGAAGGACCGGGCCGGTAAGGATAGGGGTGGCCTGGATTTCCCGGACGAGGATGAGCCGGGCTATTGGGATTTCCTCTATTTCGCCTTCACGCTGGGCATGACCTTCCAGACGTCTGACGTGTCCGTGACGGCGACCGCAATGCGTCGCACGGTGTTGTTCCAGTGCCTGGCCGCTTTCCTGTTCAACCTTGGCATACTAGCCTTCACCATCAATGTACTGGGCGGCGGCTAG
- the thiL gene encoding thiamine-phosphate kinase, whose amino-acid sequence MSQESRFLTLLRLLANDPAAQGLADDVAVLPVGDTRLILTSDTMVEGVHYLPNDPPPDIGWKLAAVNLSDLAAKGAKPVGCLLNYALSGEDAWDEAFIAGLGEALDRYAMPLLGGDTVKMPTGAARSYSLTAIGEATGAVPIRSGARPGDRLYVSGPVGDAGIGLALARTDPAATGPLVEAYRRPRPRLAEGALLAPHVSAMMDVSDGLLIDALRMGQASGVAIVIDHIPLSPALERVRGASTAVQIAAARAGDDYELLFALPRGMTPPMRAIPIGYVAEGSGLTLMIDGAVMPLPDSLGWEHG is encoded by the coding sequence GTGAGCCAGGAATCCCGTTTCCTCACCCTGCTGCGCCTGCTGGCGAACGATCCCGCGGCGCAGGGGCTGGCTGATGATGTCGCGGTCCTTCCCGTCGGCGACACCCGGCTGATCCTGACCAGCGACACGATGGTCGAGGGCGTCCATTATCTTCCCAACGATCCGCCGCCAGATATCGGCTGGAAACTGGCGGCGGTGAACCTGTCCGATCTGGCCGCCAAGGGCGCAAAGCCGGTCGGCTGCCTGCTCAACTATGCCCTATCGGGCGAGGATGCGTGGGACGAAGCCTTTATCGCTGGTCTGGGCGAGGCGCTCGACCGCTACGCCATGCCGCTGCTGGGTGGGGACACGGTCAAGATGCCCACGGGGGCCGCCCGCAGCTACAGCCTGACCGCGATCGGCGAAGCGACCGGCGCGGTCCCTATCCGCAGCGGGGCGCGGCCGGGCGACCGACTCTACGTCAGCGGCCCGGTCGGCGATGCCGGTATCGGCCTCGCGCTCGCCAGGACCGATCCGGCGGCGACCGGCCCGCTGGTGGAGGCCTATCGCCGCCCGCGCCCGCGCCTGGCCGAAGGCGCGCTGCTCGCCCCCCATGTCAGCGCGATGATGGATGTGTCGGACGGCCTACTGATCGACGCATTACGCATGGGCCAGGCCAGCGGCGTCGCGATCGTCATCGACCATATTCCGCTGTCCCCGGCGCTGGAACGGGTGCGCGGCGCCAGCACCGCGGTCCAGATCGCGGCGGCGCGGGCGGGTGACGATTATGAGCTGCTTTTTGCCCTGCCGCGCGGCATGACGCCGCCGATGCGCGCCATTCCCATCGGCTATGTAGCGGAAGGATCTGGCCTGACGCTGATGATAGACGGCGCCGTCATGCCGCTGCCCGATTCGCTGGGCTGGGAACATGGCTAA
- the nusB gene encoding transcription antitermination factor NusB: MNDRSKSRSAARLAAVQALYQLEMEGTPVHVLLHEFHQHRLGATIEDVTYAPAEESFFDDVVTGVDKRRDEIDALIAARLSSGWSLDRLDKPMRQILRAGTYELLARADIGTGTVISEYVDVAHAFYDKRESGFVNGLLDGVSKDVRK; encoded by the coding sequence ATGAACGACCGCTCCAAATCTCGCTCCGCCGCGCGCCTCGCCGCGGTCCAGGCGCTGTATCAGCTCGAAATGGAGGGCACGCCCGTCCATGTTCTGCTGCATGAGTTCCACCAGCATCGGCTGGGCGCCACGATCGAGGATGTGACCTACGCCCCGGCGGAGGAGTCGTTCTTCGACGATGTCGTGACCGGCGTGGACAAGCGCCGCGACGAGATTGACGCGCTGATCGCCGCCCGCCTGTCGAGCGGTTGGAGCCTCGACCGGCTCGACAAGCCGATGCGCCAGATCCTGCGCGCGGGCACCTATGAACTGCTCGCCCGCGCCGACATCGGCACCGGCACCGTCATCAGCGAATATGTCGATGTCGCCCACGCCTTCTACGACAAGCGTGAATCCGGCTTCGTCAATGGCCTGCTCGACGGCGTGTCGAAGGATGTGCGGAAGTAA
- the hisD gene encoding histidinol dehydrogenase — translation MTFRLSTTDADFAAAFTTLVNDRREADEDVSRDVTAILKAVRAGGDAALADYTQRFDRHDLNISGWSVTVAETRAALDGISTELRDALELAAARITAYHEKQRPQDSDGVDSAGVRLGARWSAVDAAGLYVPGGRAAYPSSLLMNVIPAKVAGVRRIAMVTPTPGGEINPLVLAAAQIAGIEEIWRVGGAQAVAALAYGTDRIAPVDVITGPGNAWVAEAKRQLYGVVGIDMVAGPSEIVVVADGRNDPEWTAADLLSQSEHDPTSQSILFTDDAAFADAVAQAVDRQIPTLSTSAVARTSWDANGAIILVRDLDEAMPLVDRLAPEHLELAVDDPDRYFAQVRHAGSVFLGRMTPEAVGDYVAGPNHVLPTGRRARFSSGLSVLDFMKRTSFLSLDAAAIGAIGPAAVALARAEGLPAHAASVALRLK, via the coding sequence ATGACCTTCCGCCTTTCCACCACCGACGCCGATTTCGCGGCCGCCTTCACCACGCTGGTCAACGACCGCCGTGAAGCGGACGAAGACGTCTCGCGCGATGTCACCGCGATCCTCAAAGCCGTGCGCGCCGGTGGCGACGCGGCGCTGGCCGACTATACCCAGCGTTTCGATCGCCATGACCTCAACATCAGCGGTTGGTCGGTAACGGTAGCGGAAACCCGCGCCGCGCTCGACGGCATCTCGACCGAACTGCGCGACGCGCTCGAACTCGCCGCCGCGCGCATCACCGCCTATCACGAAAAGCAGCGCCCGCAGGACAGCGACGGCGTGGACAGCGCGGGCGTTCGCCTCGGCGCGCGTTGGAGCGCGGTGGACGCCGCCGGCCTCTATGTGCCGGGCGGCCGCGCCGCCTATCCCAGCTCGCTGCTGATGAACGTCATCCCCGCCAAGGTTGCGGGCGTCCGCCGCATCGCCATGGTGACGCCAACGCCGGGGGGCGAGATCAACCCGCTCGTCCTGGCCGCCGCGCAGATTGCGGGGATCGAGGAGATATGGCGGGTCGGCGGTGCGCAGGCCGTCGCCGCGCTCGCCTATGGCACTGACCGGATCGCACCGGTGGACGTCATCACCGGTCCCGGCAACGCCTGGGTCGCCGAAGCCAAGCGGCAGCTTTACGGCGTGGTCGGCATCGACATGGTCGCCGGCCCGTCCGAGATCGTCGTCGTCGCCGATGGCCGGAACGACCCGGAATGGACCGCCGCTGACCTGCTCAGCCAGTCGGAACATGACCCGACCAGCCAGTCGATCCTCTTCACCGACGATGCGGCCTTTGCCGATGCGGTCGCGCAAGCGGTCGATCGCCAGATCCCGACGCTGTCCACCAGCGCGGTCGCCCGCACCAGCTGGGACGCCAATGGCGCGATCATCCTGGTCCGTGACCTGGACGAGGCCATGCCGCTGGTCGATCGGCTCGCGCCCGAACATCTCGAACTCGCGGTGGACGACCCCGACCGCTATTTCGCGCAGGTGCGCCATGCGGGGTCCGTGTTCCTCGGCCGGATGACGCCCGAAGCCGTCGGCGATTATGTCGCCGGGCCGAATCACGTCCTGCCGACCGGCCGCCGCGCCCGCTTCTCGTCGGGCCTGTCGGTGCTCGATTTCATGAAGCGCACCAGTTTCCTCAGCCTCGACGCCGCGGCGATCGGCGCGATCGGCCCCGCCGCCGTCGCGCTGGCGCGGGCGGAAGGCTTGCCCGCCCACGCAGCGTCCGTGGCGCTAAGGTTGAAATAG
- the hisG gene encoding ATP phosphoribosyltransferase — protein MTRPLTFAIPKGRILDEALPLLAKAGIAPEAEFHDKKSRALRFATNRPDVSIIRVRAFDVATFVAHGAAQIGIVGSDVVEEFSYSELYAPVDLDIGHCRLSVAEPVDAGDEDQAAMSHVRVATKYPHLTRRYYEARGLQAECVKLNGAMELAPSLGLSRRIVDLVSSGATLKANGLIETDIIMQISARLIVNRAAYKMRSAELSPLVEAFRAAVGMKDAA, from the coding sequence ATGACTCGCCCGCTCACCTTCGCCATCCCCAAGGGCCGCATCCTCGATGAAGCGCTGCCCCTGCTTGCCAAAGCCGGTATCGCGCCGGAGGCGGAATTTCATGACAAGAAAAGCCGCGCGCTGCGCTTCGCCACGAACCGCCCCGACGTGTCGATCATCCGCGTGCGCGCCTTCGACGTCGCCACCTTCGTCGCCCATGGCGCGGCGCAGATCGGCATCGTCGGCTCCGACGTGGTGGAGGAGTTCAGCTATTCTGAACTCTACGCGCCGGTCGATCTCGACATCGGCCATTGCCGCCTGTCGGTCGCCGAGCCGGTCGATGCGGGGGACGAGGATCAGGCCGCGATGAGCCATGTCCGCGTCGCGACCAAATATCCGCACCTCACCCGCCGCTATTATGAAGCGCGCGGGTTGCAGGCCGAATGTGTGAAATTGAACGGCGCGATGGAACTGGCCCCCTCGCTCGGCCTGTCGCGCCGGATCGTTGATCTCGTGTCATCGGGCGCGACGCTCAAAGCAAATGGCCTCATTGAAACCGACATCATCATGCAGATCAGCGCCCGCCTGATCGTCAACCGCGCCGCCTACAAGATGCGCTCGGCCGAACTCTCGCCGCTGGTGGAGGCGTTCCGCGCCGCTGTGGGGATGAAGGATGCCGCGTGA
- the mnmA gene encoding tRNA 2-thiouridine(34) synthase MnmA, which translates to MQPQFQLPQPLSARRIVVAMSGGVDSSVVAALAAKTGAEVIGVTLQLYDHGAAVGRTGSCCAGQDIRDARAVADRIGIAHYVFDYETAFRDSVIADFADEYMAGRTPIPCVKCNMGVKFTDLFQIARDLGADCLATGHYVQRVEGDQGAELHRAADPARDQSYFLFATTQAQLDYLRFPLGGLPKPQVREIAAELGLSVALKPDSQDICFVPDGDYAKIVRKLRPDADEGGDIVHIDGRVLGRHKGMIHFTVGQRKGLDIGGQPDPFYVVRLDAAAKRVIVGPRAALAVSGAVLSDINWLGGDFTGPLTAKVRSMAKPVPARLDGDRLLFDAPEYGVAPGQAAVLYAGERILGGGWIASTQAAMAEAAL; encoded by the coding sequence ATGCAGCCTCAGTTTCAGCTTCCCCAGCCGCTCAGTGCGCGGCGCATCGTCGTCGCCATGTCGGGCGGCGTGGACTCCAGCGTCGTCGCCGCGCTCGCGGCCAAAACCGGTGCGGAAGTGATCGGCGTCACGCTCCAGCTTTACGATCATGGCGCGGCGGTGGGTCGCACCGGCAGCTGCTGCGCGGGGCAGGACATACGCGATGCGCGCGCGGTCGCCGACCGCATCGGCATCGCGCACTATGTCTTTGATTATGAAACCGCCTTTCGCGATTCGGTGATCGCCGACTTCGCCGACGAATATATGGCCGGGCGCACGCCGATCCCCTGCGTGAAGTGCAATATGGGGGTGAAGTTCACCGACCTGTTCCAGATCGCCCGCGACCTGGGTGCCGACTGCCTCGCCACCGGCCATTATGTGCAGCGGGTCGAGGGCGATCAAGGCGCGGAACTGCACCGCGCCGCCGATCCGGCGCGCGACCAGAGCTATTTCCTCTTCGCCACGACTCAGGCGCAGCTCGACTATCTGCGTTTTCCGCTGGGCGGGTTGCCCAAGCCGCAGGTGCGCGAGATTGCCGCCGAATTGGGTCTTTCGGTCGCGCTCAAGCCCGACAGCCAGGACATCTGCTTCGTGCCCGACGGCGACTATGCCAAGATTGTGCGCAAGCTGCGCCCCGACGCGGACGAAGGCGGCGACATCGTCCATATCGACGGCCGGGTGCTGGGCCGGCACAAGGGCATGATCCACTTCACCGTCGGCCAGCGCAAGGGGCTGGACATTGGCGGGCAGCCCGACCCGTTCTATGTCGTGCGGCTGGATGCAGCGGCCAAGCGCGTGATCGTGGGGCCACGCGCGGCGCTCGCGGTGTCGGGCGCGGTGCTGAGCGACATCAACTGGCTGGGCGGCGATTTTACCGGACCGCTGACCGCGAAGGTGCGATCGATGGCCAAGCCTGTGCCCGCAAGGCTGGACGGCGATCGTCTGCTGTTCGACGCGCCCGAATATGGCGTCGCACCGGGACAGGCTGCGGTTCTCTACGCAGGCGAGCGCATCCTGGGCGGCGGCTGGATCGCCAGCACCCAGGCGGCGATGGCGGAAGCAGCCCTCTAG
- a CDS encoding DUF1153 domain-containing protein: MIENQKIKPAQVVGPLGEPLTLDSLPPADTTRWVVRRKAEVVAAVNGGLLSVDEACARYNLTLEEFASWQRAVDRSGMHGLRVTRIQYYKSLYERQQKY, translated from the coding sequence ATGATCGAGAACCAGAAAATCAAGCCGGCTCAGGTCGTCGGGCCATTGGGGGAACCCCTTACCCTCGACAGCCTGCCGCCGGCCGACACCACACGCTGGGTGGTACGGCGCAAGGCGGAGGTCGTCGCTGCCGTGAATGGCGGATTGCTGAGCGTCGATGAGGCGTGCGCGCGTTATAATCTGACGCTGGAGGAATTTGCGAGCTGGCAGCGGGCGGTCGATCGCTCTGGCATGCACGGTCTGCGCGTGACCCGCATCCAATATTATAAATCGCTTTACGAACGGCAGCAAAAATACTGA